The Chitinophaga sp. H8 region TGGAAACCAGTTCCACCATCGTAACCCTTAAGTCTGTCTGGCTGCCTGTTTTAACCGTTTTTAGCTGGTACCCGATAATAGAGAATTCCAGCTCTACTTCCTGTTCTCCATCGATGGACAACTGAAACCGGCCGGCTCCATCCGTAGTAGTCCCTTTGCTGGTTCCTTTTACGGCCACGGTAACACCCACCAGCGGCTGTCCTTTTTCATCCGATACCGTTCCCCTGACCCTGACATTAAGCATAGCCGGATCGGGTAAGGGGATTAACCGGTTGATGTCCGGGGAATGTGCTGCTTCCTTTTTCTTGATAAAGATCGTATTTACCGCAATGGTAAATTCGAGCGCCTGATCTTTTAGGATCCGCTGGAGGAAAGTTTCCAGTGGTACTTCCTTTGCGTTGATGGTAACCGGTTTGGTGCCTCTGATCTGGTTTACTTTGTAACTGACGAAGTAACCGGTTTGTTGTTTGACTGCAGTAAACACTTTCTCCAGCGGGACATCTGTACCGGAAAAAGTCATTGTTTGTGCCAGCCCGTTTGCTGCCACGTTTAAACAAAGCCCTAGTAAAAAAATAGGGGTGAGTTGCATAACGTGCATGATTTTGGTGATAGATCCGCTCGCGTTAAACCTTCTGCGGATAAAAGCAGTTAATTGCATACTTTTGTATGGTTTTTTGGTTGACGAATGAAGAGACTCCTTAATGCCTGAGTTTTTGTTATGTTGACCAGAAACTTTCTCCGGATCCTGTCGCAAGCAGGATCCGGTTCTTTTTTCGGTCAACCTGAAAAGTCCATTTGGTTGTTTATTTATTGAATTACAGTAAGTATTCTTCCATTTAAGCTAAAATGCACGTCTTTGTCTTCCAGGCCGGACAACAACTGTTTAAGTGTCAGGCTACGGCTGATTTCCCCGCCAAGTTCAACATCCATATGTTTTCCCTCATAACGGACCTCCACATCATACCAGCGTGCCAGCTGGCGCATGGCATCCCTTAACTTAACATGATGAAAGTTGAACACGCCGTTTTTCCAGGCCAGGTCCTTTTGAAGATCGGTAGTGGTTATTTTTCCACCCATACAGGCTTCTCCTGGTTTCAGTACTATATTATTAACATGTACGGCCCCTTCTAAAAGTGATGTTTTTACATCCGGTTCATCGGTATAGCTATTCACATTAAAAGAAGTGCCCAACACGACAATCTCATCTTTATAGGTTTTAACTGTAAATGGTTTCATAGGGTCCCGGGTTACTTCAAAGTAGGCTTCTCCGGTAATGCTTACTATGCGGCTATTACCCTGAAAGGAAGTGGGATAGGTGATGCTACTGGCTGCATTCAGCAGTACATTGGTGCCATCCGGCAATGCAAGTTTATATTGTCCGCCTTTGGGCGTACTCAGGGTGTTGTAGGAAACAACAGTTGATTTACCATAAATAAGGGTACCGTCTTTATTACCGATCCCCAGGTCGCCATCATTGATCATTTGGCTGGCAGAGGAATCCAATACAATCTTTTTTCCATTACTTAATGTAAGCGTAGCCTTATCCGATCCGGGGAGTATATCCCTTGATGAGTGGACCGGATGGATGTTAATGGCTATTGGTTGTTTGGAAGTATGGTGATAATAAAGATAGCCACCAGCAAAGATGAGTATCAAAACAGCGGCAGCATAGCGGAACCAGTTGGTTTTCAGTAAATGGATGCGGCGACGGGCAGGTACCATAGCGGTATCTGCTGTAGAAGTGCTGAGCAATGGTTCATTTACCTGAGCCGGGAGATCATCAGCGGCAGCAGTGATATTTTCTTGTGCCTGATGGGGAGATTTTAAGATAAACTGTACCAGTTTTACGATTTCTTCTTCATTCACATTTATGCCATCATCCGTATTTTTCTGATATAATTCACTTATCAGTTCATTCCAGATCTTTAATTGTTCCGGATCGTTCAGTAATTGGACGAGCTGCAGCTTTTCCTCATCGGAAAGGCTGGCTGCAATGTGGCCTTGTAAAAGGTAATTCAGTCGGATATTATTCTCCATACATACATTGACACCGCAGCTTCCATGAATGTACTACCCGGAGAAAAAAAATTATTGCAACCAGTTTTGCAGAAGGATCATAGAAGGGATAAAAAATACGCCTTTACTTTTCAGATGCTCCTGGATAAATTGCAAAGCATCCGTCAGTTGGTTCCGTACAGTATTTTCTGAAATGCTTAACCTCGTGGCTATTTCTTTTCGGGAAAGCCCTTCCCGCCGGCTCAACAGGAATATCAGCTTTCTCTTTGCAGGTAATTCGCCGATCGCCTCATCTATAAGCGATTGGGTAAATCTGGCATCTACATCTGTCCATATCTCCGCTGTATCCGGGGTATCTGCCATTGAGTTTTTCACCCGCAGGTCATACCGGAGTTGCGCCCGGATGTAATTGGAAGTAGTATTAGACACAACCACATGCAACCATGCAGCCGGATTTTCAATAGTCGTCATTAAAGCTCTGTTTAGCCATAACTTCAAAAATACATCCTGCATGATGTCCCGTGCTATTGTTTCAGATCTGACCAATGAAATAGCAACCGGGAGCATTTTCTTATAAAAAAAATGAACGATCTGTGTAAATGCCTCTTCATCGTCTTGCGCCAGACGGGCAAACAGGTCACTGCTAATATGTTGAATATCCTTCATCAAGTGGAACCCTTGCATATATATAGTGTAATATAAAAAAAACAATCAGTTCATTTTATAAAGGTTACTATAAAGGAATAGAAAGTTCCACCTCATCCAAATCGGGCATGCCTGTCAAAATGGATGCAGCAGGTAAAAAGGGGATAAAAAACGGATAGGGAATGTGGAAAGGGAAAAGGATATAGATAAGACCGGGATAATATGTAGGACAGACCTCCAGTAAATAGGCTTAATAGCCTGCTGATTTGAAATAGAAATAAACCCCTGCGATAAAAGACAGGGTAATAACGGTAAGTAGTGCGATCAGCACTATACGCCAGTTTTTGTCTACTGTAATGTGATTATTGGTAGTGGGAGCGTAATCATATCCGTAGTCCTCTGCTGGAGTAACCGGCTCATAACTGCTGCTTTCCTGGTATATCCTGTGCATGAGCTGCTGCTTGATATGCACCGGTGGAAGTGGTGCCTCTGCAAAAGCCAATTGTTCCAGGCTAAGCTCTACCCGTTCAATTTCTGTTTGCAGCCAGGGGTGAATATTTGCTTGTATCCGCAAGTGGGAAGCCTCTTCCGGTGTGGCAAAACCAAAGACATAGTTTTCAATGACCCCTTCAGAGACCATTTCCATGAGTTCAGCATGTGTCATATGTTGTTCCGGACTTCTCATAATTGAAATTTACGCAGGCGGTAAACCATTTTGCTAAGTTCCTGAAATTCCCGGATTATAATTTGTCCATTTTAGCTATAGGCAAAAAAAAGGGGGTAAATGGGGGGATTTAAGGGGTATAAATGGTAAAAATTACTTTTTAGTACCGGTTTCATCAAATTCCTGAGCCAGTTTCCACTCCGTAAATCCTACCATATAGAGTACCCCGATAATAACGGCCCCTACAGTAATGTAATAAAACACCTGGGTTTGCTGATCAAAGAAGAGGGCACAGGCTATACCGGTGAGCAGTAAGATAATGCCGATACGGCGGGATATGTAAGCAGCATATCTATTGCCAGCATGCCACATGGCCGTATTTTTGGTAGAAAGCTCGCTACGGTATCCATACCAGGTTTTGGTACTACGGGGTGGATAACGATGGATAAAGAACCCCATAAACAGGAAGATGATGGCTGCAAGTAAACTGGCATTGCAGTAGGTGCTATGCAGAAACTCCTTCATTTTTCACTGGTTTTAAGTGAGTTATACACTTAAAAGTTACGAAAAAACAAGGAAAGGGTAAAAAGAAGAGGAGAAAACAGCTTGCCGGATACTTTCTCCTCTTCTCTTCTCCTGTTGATAGTAGTTCAGTTAGTGTTTCGTAGTATCTGCGGTATTATTTTTCTTTTTAAGCAGGTTATTAAAGGTGTTCTTTAATGTTTGTTCTGCCTGTTTACCAGCCTGCTGCAATGGTTTTTGTCCGGTCTGCGCACTGTCTTTATCACCAGTGAGCTGCTTTTTGATCTCATCTTTCAACGCATTGGCAGCTTGTTGTTTTACTTGTTGCAGGGTATCTTTTACCGCATTTTTAACGGTATCGATTTTGTTTTTTACCAGTTCTGTGGCCTGGGATTTCAAATTATCCACGGTACGGTTGGCCGTTTCCCGGAGGTCTGTTTTAAGCGTAGGTTTCATGATATTGCCTGCCATTAATACCTGCAGGTGAATGCTATCGCTCACATTTACCGGAATCCCTTTGCTTTGGGCTTGTGTAACCAGGTTGTTGATCAGGGTATTCCCCTGGCTACCCATTATACTGCGGGGTAAGGCCAGTTGTAAGGTATAATCCAGGCTCTGATCAAATCCATGGGAACCTCCGATAAGCATTTGTAAACCATTAACTTTCACTGTAAAAGGATTCACCTGCACCCGACCATTTTCAAATGAGAAATAGTTTTTTATGTCCCGGAGTGAAATATCTTTTAATTGGCTGATGTTCAGCTGGTTAGCCAGTTGGTCAACCGGCTCAAATTTCTTAAGGAAGCCTTCTATCAGCAATAAATTGCCCGCTCCATTAAGACTGGTCAGGATGGGGCTCATGTCTTTACCCAGCTTACCCTGCAGCGTTAGCTGGGAAGATATTTTACCAGACAGGAATTGAGCAATAGGCATCAGTTTCTGAACGGTATTAAATGCAGTAAATGTTTGTTGAACATCGAGATTTTGCACATTATAAGACACGTTGATGTCTGGATTCACTTTACTGTTTCTGGTGCTGTAGCTTCCATTTATTTCCATACTACCCTGGAGGGCATTCGCCTTTAATTGTTGCATGGTAACTGTTTCATCTTTCAGCAACAGGGTGCCGGAGAGATTGGCCATATCCAACTTGTCGTAATGTACTTTATTTACTGCCGCCTGAATGCTGAAGTCAAGATTGGAGGGGACGGCAAAGGGCATTGCTGCAGCGGTATCAGTTTTTGCAGCTGTATTTCCTTCAGGTGCAGCAGTAGTAGTGCCCATCCATTTATCCAGATTAATTTCATCTGCTTTTGCGGATAGTTTCCCATCCAGTGGCGCATTCTTAAACATATATGCCAGCAGGTTATTCACTTCTCCGATAGCCTCAAAATTAGTACCCAGGTATTGCCCGTTGAGTTGTTGCACCGCTACATTTTTAGGATTAAAGTGCAGCAACAGGTTGTTTATTTTAACACCATCCGGATAATCTTTGCTCTTGTAAAGCATGTTACTTAACTGTAAGACACCTGCTGCATAAAAACGATCATACTGCTGTTTTTCAATAGCACTCATATTACCCTTAGCGGTCATGTCGGCATCCAGCAGACCGGTTAATTGTGTGCCGTTTTCCAGCTTTACAAACTGGGTTACTTTGGAAAGATCCAGTTTACCCTTCGCAGCACCATCAATGTATAAGTCGGACACAGGTGTTTTTATCAGCAACCGCATATCCAGTGGTGTATTATCCATTTCCAGATGGCCGGAAGGCATGTCTACAATGGTATGGTCGGGTACACCATCAGGATTTGTAATTTTAAGGGCCAATTGGATATTCTTTACTGGTTTAGGCAGGTCGGGATATTGGAAGAAGCCGTCTTTTACCGCCAGGTTTAATCCAAAAGCTGGCATTTGTGCAGGAGCATAAGTGCCTTTTACAAAACCATCAAATGCAGCAGTACCTTCTGTTTTTATTTTGGAAAAATCCTGTTTATAAATAGCAGGTACCAGGGAAAGGAGGTCCTTAAATTGGGTAGAAGGAGCTTTAAAGCTCA contains the following coding sequences:
- a CDS encoding AsmA family protein; protein product: MFKRILKIVMIVVAVLILAAIAIPYFFKNQIVARVKTELNKHLTAKVDFKDVDISLFRHFPKLSVALEELQIINMPPFDGDTLLAVKKIDVALNLMSVIKGGNMEIYNIALQQPRIHAIVNRDGAANWDITKPDTTTAASADTSQQQFSLNLQQYKIEDAYINYDDQQGNMQLIVDGLTHQGKGDFTQDQFTLQTTTLANALTFKYGLIPYLANTRTQLDADIQIDNTSNTYTFKNGKAVLNNLELALQGFFKLVNDSTYGMDMSFKAPSTQFKDLLSLVPAIYKQDFSKIKTEGTAAFDGFVKGTYAPAQMPAFGLNLAVKDGFFQYPDLPKPVKNIQLALKITNPDGVPDHTIVDMPSGHLEMDNTPLDMRLLIKTPVSDLYIDGAAKGKLDLSKVTQFVKLENGTQLTGLLDADMTAKGNMSAIEKQQYDRFYAAGVLQLSNMLYKSKDYPDGVKINNLLLHFNPKNVAVQQLNGQYLGTNFEAIGEVNNLLAYMFKNAPLDGKLSAKADEINLDKWMGTTTAAPEGNTAAKTDTAAAMPFAVPSNLDFSIQAAVNKVHYDKLDMANLSGTLLLKDETVTMQQLKANALQGSMEINGSYSTRNSKVNPDINVSYNVQNLDVQQTFTAFNTVQKLMPIAQFLSGKISSQLTLQGKLGKDMSPILTSLNGAGNLLLIEGFLKKFEPVDQLANQLNISQLKDISLRDIKNYFSFENGRVQVNPFTVKVNGLQMLIGGSHGFDQSLDYTLQLALPRSIMGSQGNTLINNLVTQAQSKGIPVNVSDSIHLQVLMAGNIMKPTLKTDLRETANRTVDNLKSQATELVKNKIDTVKNAVKDTLQQVKQQAANALKDEIKKQLTGDKDSAQTGQKPLQQAGKQAEQTLKNTFNNLLKKKNNTADTTKH
- a CDS encoding SdpI family protein; translated protein: MKEFLHSTYCNASLLAAIIFLFMGFFIHRYPPRSTKTWYGYRSELSTKNTAMWHAGNRYAAYISRRIGIILLLTGIACALFFDQQTQVFYYITVGAVIIGVLYMVGFTEWKLAQEFDETGTKK
- a CDS encoding RNA polymerase sigma-70 factor, giving the protein MQGFHLMKDIQHISSDLFARLAQDDEEAFTQIVHFFYKKMLPVAISLVRSETIARDIMQDVFLKLWLNRALMTTIENPAAWLHVVVSNTTSNYIRAQLRYDLRVKNSMADTPDTAEIWTDVDARFTQSLIDEAIGELPAKRKLIFLLSRREGLSRKEIATRLSISENTVRNQLTDALQFIQEHLKSKGVFFIPSMILLQNWLQ
- a CDS encoding FecR family protein produces the protein MENNIRLNYLLQGHIAASLSDEEKLQLVQLLNDPEQLKIWNELISELYQKNTDDGINVNEEEIVKLVQFILKSPHQAQENITAAADDLPAQVNEPLLSTSTADTAMVPARRRIHLLKTNWFRYAAAVLILIFAGGYLYYHHTSKQPIAINIHPVHSSRDILPGSDKATLTLSNGKKIVLDSSASQMINDGDLGIGNKDGTLIYGKSTVVSYNTLSTPKGGQYKLALPDGTNVLLNAASSITYPTSFQGNSRIVSITGEAYFEVTRDPMKPFTVKTYKDEIVVLGTSFNVNSYTDEPDVKTSLLEGAVHVNNIVLKPGEACMGGKITTTDLQKDLAWKNGVFNFHHVKLRDAMRQLARWYDVEVRYEGKHMDVELGGEISRSLTLKQLLSGLEDKDVHFSLNGRILTVIQ